GCTTTATAGTGGGGGGCAGGAGTGCTTCTTCACGCTGGTTGCTGCCAAACATAAGGAGGAAACACGAagcagcaacagaagaagactcagttaccagctagctagcttttaATAAAGAGTTGTGTGTGGCTACTAATGCAGCACAGGTcctgtcagaggagatgacagatgaaacgAGGTACTCTACCCACAGCCACAATAAGGTTCCTCACCACTTTGGGAGCTTTCTTGATTTTGAATAAAGAATAGTGTGTTTGAGGAGAACACATAACGCAGATTCACACGCAGAAGAAGGCGGGGAGTTTTCGTTCACGGGGCTGGTGATGTGAataaaacataactttgaaCATCATTAGAAATGGATGATGACATGTCAGGAAGTCAGTTGCACTTACTGGTAAAGCTTATGAAGTACAGGGATGATAATGTTATCGTAAATCTTTTTGGGCCACGATGACCGTGAGGTGAaaatctgatattgtgacaGGCTTGTGTGGGACTACTCAAATATGTAAAGGTAAGTAAGTAGTAGAAGTAAGCAATATAAGCCTTTACTGTTGTAGCTTTATtgttataaaacacaaacaccaactTCCAATTCTGTGGATCTACGTACTTCATGACACGGAGAGCCGTGACCGAAAAAATGTATAAGACGTGTGAAACTTCATcctgaaaaatatatacatttactTCTCCACATTAAATACACAGTAGGTCCCCTACATAAACATGAatccaattaaataaaaacatggtaaGTCTTTCCTCACTGCGAGCAGAGCAATGAAACCTGTGGGTGATAGATCTTAAAGGCTAACTTTAGCTAAAGTTTCCAACTCCCTGACCAAAGGTTTAGTGTcctaaatgtaatgtaatgagTCATTAACGTGCCGTTCACTCTGGTGTCCTGTTTAAGTTTTATTGTGGTTCTGAGTTTAATCCTAGTTTTTTATAGCTACAAAGTAAATTGTGCCTTCTCATGAGTGGGGCACAAATAACAAAGCAGTGTTGCAGTGACTGAGTTTGACttgcttaaggctgatttatacttctgcgttgaatcaacggcgtaccctacgccgggggtccgcgtagctcccgtacctacgccatggcctacgcacgtagctgacgtgcacctcctccaaaatgtaactccccgtagagccgacgcggaccgcaagctctgtgattggtcggctcggtggctttgtctttcccgcatttacaacacttccgggatcccggacatcggccgcacatcggccgtgaatttcatctcctcctctctattcttcatgtaatcatgtctgtatgataaacagcaacatgtatcagctgtagattaacataacacgctctgaatctctgtggaaaagtaaacagagatcgtagcgggaccggaagcaggcgaccggctatcagagagaccacactgccctctagcgtttcggcggagaattgctgcgcgacacggacacaccgacgcacaagtatgaggggctcatgtccgcgtcagcccctgctgcgtaggggagacgcagaagtataaatcagcctttagaggtTACTAGTGAAAGcctcaacatttgtttttatttttttaatttcaaatgtCCATCAGTTGGTCAAACaacaaatatgtttttagtctgCTGGAAGACGTAAATGCAcgagcaagcagcaacctctgccCGTgcgaattgaagccaatgcagaagtgctaaaaactgcagttcatcgaggatccgcctgaggctggctcctgaagtaaccacatacacaacaattcaaaaaagacgatctttacagcagaaataaacatgtttacagcctggttcaaaaaacgagtgtagcctggatagctcatttctcgatcggcacacactgtacggggggtgaatttcttcaTAACGCGGTCATtccgaagatattgagattactagttttccattatgagaggcacagctgacttgaccgacaggcgggaacactgtagctgttggctaggtcTGCCTCTTGACATtacactcactcgacagcagttatgttgagttcaacatttccaatatggctcccgcagatgatcggcctcaaaacagcgcttcagaaacagatgggtgaagtcacgtatactacgtccattatcatTCACAGCGTATGTGGACGAGCCTGTTCAAAAGGAGGTTTTATTAAAAGAAAAGGGATTCAGAGAAGACTTGACTCTGATAGCCCAGTTCCTTTAGAGAACATTGTTTGGCATTTGTGTGACATGTGGTTACAAAGAGAGTATCACACTGGAGTAACAGTACTGTCAAAGCCTGagtttgtcaatcaatcaatctttatttgtatgacACTTTTAcaaggtctagaccgtactctttcaaattattatcaaagatccaacatcaagacaggataagactcagtcttaccctaccttaatccaccatgagcattgcacctcacagaatttagcaagttacagcggcgaggataaacttcctttaacaggcagagacctcgagcaggaccagactcatgttagacacacatctgctgagaccgagttgaagttggaaagagggatagaggagaataagagagagagggagcgatgatagtgatagtGTTTGTAAGATCCTTCTGGAGATCATATGCACATCACTTCAGTCTCTGGATCTCACACGTCATAGGAGTCAGAATTTACCAGAGGGGGTGTTCGCTGTAAGGAAAGAGTTACTTGCCTGTATGACtgatgtaaatatatatatattcaaatctGATATAAATCCATAACCTCAGTCTCACTCCTAtcaaaaatcaacatttcaccAACATAAATACCTTACGATGTTTCGCAGTGACGGAAAGGTGAAAATGATTTAGCTTCAACAACAAAGGCGTCTTATCAATCTCTTCTTAACTTTTAACCTCAACAggtttagtttaaaaaaaaaggtttttccATTATAATAACTGTGTTCAAGGATTGTTAGTCACTGAACCTCTTTGGGAAAATGAGTTTACATAATTAAATGTTGGATTAAACTCCTGCATTAACAGTAATTATAGGAAATACTACTTTAATACCAAATGAATGCAGTATTTTTCCTTATAGAAGTGAAATGAGTATTTGAAAATGCTACttaaatgttattatttgtGTGAAATAAAGTCTTAAGAACTACCTCATAACTCCAGGACTCCTTCTTTAATCTACTCTCCCTTGACCTGAACAGATGTGATTCTCTTCAAACAGCTGAATCCAGTCTTACCCTCAGTCTTTGAGTCCAGTCTCCCATAGTCTGCCTTCTTACTGCTCGGATGCTTCTTTACCAGGAAAGACCTCGGCATGTTGTCGCCTCTTCCCGGGACGAGGTGTGGAGTATCAGCGGTCAGGAGGGACCGTGCTGGGTTCACGGAGGGACCGTGCTGGGTTCACGGGGGGACCGTGCTGGGTTCACGGCGGCGGGCGGATGGGCGTCTGTCCTCTGCGGCCTCGCGCATTCTCCCGCTGACTGGCGACGGTCAGGTGTGAGCCAAGGGTCGCGCGGGGGAATTTCCATAGACATCAGTGTCGAACCAATTATAATGAAAGGACAAGTGCAGGAGGCGGGCTCTGTGTGTCAATCAGCATACCCCAACAAAACAGGTGTATGAATGGTGATAGGAGCTCTATAGAGGCGCAGGAACACTTCACACTGCCAAACactgagggggaggaggggggagagaaggCACACACTCAGGCTGAGAACCTCTCTCCACTCCTCCCTCATATGAAACAGCAtgaagacttttaaaaaatatgaactGAACACTTATTTCTTCATCTCCAAGTCACCACGACATGTATGCCTAACCtgctctacatttttattttattgattactttttaaaattttaaatggacaggccccaaactatttaagcGACCTTTTAACCCCCTATTTAACCCCccaggtctgtggatgcatctctgctggttgtgccaagatcccgccttaaaacaaaaggtgactgggccttttcaatcagagctccatgtttgtggaactccctgccactgacaattaAACAGTCCACAAACTTAACTGCCTTTAAATCCTCACAAACATTTTTATGTAAGAAGGCATacccctaattcttgaatttgctctgcattcagatgtcttgttttgcgtctgtcttttttctcccccctgtttgcaccgttttctatgctttgtaattctctgcttttttgttgtgaagcactttgtaaccttgttaagaaaagtgctatataaataaagtttattattatatcatattattattattacatataaAGTGACAAACCCTCAGTTTGAATTGGCATTGAATAAAGCATCTTGTTACTATTGTGTCattttacttaaagctgggctggtagtcagatttagatccactttttgttatactggttaaaatgatctttctgtcctgatggtaatcaatacataatgtgttcttaaaaaagaggtaaaaaaaaagctgctatctacagccggagtaaacctgggaaaacaccaaccaatccctgccatcaggagccaaatgatgaaaccaatcaaatcccgtcctgccgttctgcccgcctcctgcaaagcgtacatttcatgtttgtttgtgtttttaactttcactatgagaatgttttggtgttttcttaccgctgagtgagacatgagttgacgtagtgcaaaacacaaaccatgtgctgaggaccggttttgaatcagtcaccatcatatggtcgccaatcagcggcgctcgtgcatgtgagtgggggcgtcgttttggaggatctccgaggggaggggggaggggttagacggagtcctgaggaaatgctacattcaaattcatgctagttttccgtgactaccaaccttagctgtaagtaaaataaaatagtctAAACTTAGCAAATTCAATGCATTGTTAAAAATTAAAACCATGTTGGGTCTTGTGTGGATCTCACTTCTTTGTcatgtgactttttgaacaatctgttcagagcagcctgccagtattttaacttaatatttgtgtagtatttaaatatgAAGAATTTTAATTCCATCTCTTCAGATGTTTTTAACAGGTTAGCAGTCAGCAGGTCAGTATTTTACAAGAAAGGAAGGGTGACAGTTGTTCTGCAGCAGAactatgttttgttttggtttgaagaAGAAGCCAAGACCCGGATTTTCCCAGACAAGTGAACAACAAACTGTAAATAAAGTAGTTTACTTTCAAAGGTAAAGTTCTGCCTATGCATTAACTAATCAGTATTAAAAATCAGATAGGCCAGAGAAATTTTTTCTGTTGGAAGAGAAGTTTTGTTTTGACTGAAGTTCATGTCCTCCATGATATTTCTGCACTTTCATGTAAACCTTTGAGTGGAACTTCTACCTGTAATAGAGGATTACGCGCCATCTTCATTTCATATTGCATTGGTATATCATTTCTGCAAAGTTTCCATCAACAAAATctatctaaaagtagtatgggagatagagccttcagttatcaggcccctctcctttggaatctactaccagtcagggtccgggaggcagacaccctctctacttttaagagtaggcttcaaactttccttttttctaaagcttatagttagagctggctcaggcttggaccagctcttagttatgctgctataagcttggACTgttgggggaactgacacactgggatcttgtctttccctctctctctcctcagtctgtctgtctcttattttaactcttcctgtcccattaaagttactaaccatagacctttctggagtccctgagctcccttgtcttgtaggttcctctggatctctgctgctgtggacgtgccagactccagctgctacaactactactatctgtctcaccactatcatctctctctctcttcacctccctctatccctctctccaacacggtctcagcagatgtgtgtctaacatgagtctggtcctgctggaggtttctgcctgttaaaggaactttgtccttgtcactgtaacttgctaaatgctgttcATAACCATTCAAATGTGTTACTGAATGATGCATGTTCTTCTTTAAATGTTGATCATGATCTGACGTGGTTTAATTCCAAAGAAGGTTAGAAAGTAAAATCTTTGTATATTTAAAGTCTGTCGAGAttgtttaaagatgtgtttgtgttatttgtcAGTGTGGAGAAATGCAAATGAAACGCCAACATGTCTTCAGTTACATTCATGCTGTGAGCCACTGTGTGCCTCTTAATTTATTCCAAGCGTGATGAGGTGAAACAAGACAGTTTAACAAATCTACAAATTCTAACACtcactttctttttaacatcatcTTAAAATGCATTCCCTTTCCAACCCTTCCTCTCACTGCTGCTCAGTGCTGTTTTTCTATCTAATGGTAGCAGGGAGATCTGGGAGAGATACAGTGTGAAGCAATAATAACAAAGTCCTGTGTTCATAGAGTGATAAGTTCAGTTCAGGGATCCATGCTGTGTTTGACTCTCTGGTCACCACTAAGATGCATTGCAGTTGACAGCACGGGGACAGTCTCAGCACGGCTGATTGTTCCTCTCCCAGCCCGGTCTGGGTGTGGTGTTCACTTTGTACTTGGCCGGCTGGAGGACCACACCAAACTTGCCCTCCAGACTGGGCAGAGGATGGCCTGCTGGGACAGTGAGGGTGAAGCGCTGAAGGATGCAggacaagaagaggaagagctcCATCTTGGCCAAGGCCTCACCGAGACACACCCTGACCCCGGCACCGAATGGAAGGTAGCTGGCCGAGGGGATGATCAGACCAGTGCCTTCACTGTTCAAGAACCGACCTGCACAGTGGGAGGACACAgaaatgagaaataaaacacaccgTCCACGGCCCCTGCTAAGGTGGTTGGGAAGGataatgcaaatttacaaaagatgaaacacttttagaagacatatttacattttggaaaacaaaatgaCTAAATCAGAAAGACTTTTACaagtggtgagacaattttacaagtgacggaacatttttaccagtcccggaacaaatttacaaacagcagattctgaCGAATGGAGAATgtaccaatgattttcaaaataaaagacgtctgtcatatgaaaatgtgcaactgTCAGGGAATTAATATGTATGTAAtgtatatttgacattaacaaccctgtttTCACTACAATATTTAGATTCAGACTGATtagagaacacctcaaaatgtgttcctgccaatcacagctctaTCTGATttagaatttcaaaataaaaacctttggaAATATAgcatataaatgtattttgaaaaaaacaacaaaaaaaacaacagaaagaagAATAGACTGTTaaggaagagggggaaaaaattacaaaaataaactgacaagaaagaaagaagagaaaaacaaaaacgaaagagaagagaaagacaagAAGAGATGTAAGATTTATTcttgagaggagaagagagatctGTGAAGGAGATGTGTGTATGCAGTTATGAGAGTGTTTATGTGTATATTGTAATTTGATAGGTAGGTAAAGATTATTATATGAACAACCTGTTTTATCTGTAAGAAAATTCAATCAATGCAATCCAAATGCAAGCTAAAGGACACTTCATGTACACAGTGCAACATTTCTAATTTAATATAGAAtacagtctagacctgatcTGTTTGTGAAAGTGTCATGAGATGACATTTGTggtgatttggcgctattcaaattaagattgattgattgattgattgattgattgattgattgattgattgattgattgattgattgattgattgataagcaCAAAACATGTTGGAGTGGACATCTCACCAGGGTCGAAGAGTTCTGGGTTTTTCCATTCCTTTTCATCGTGATGCAGAGACCACAGGTTGATGATGACTCGAGTTCCTTTCCTCACAGAGAAATCTCCGATGCTgtggagaagcagagagacgACACAGGGAGGTTATGAAGTGTTCTGTAACCccgacacggtctcagcagatgtgtgtctaacatgagtctggtcctgctggaggtttctgcctgttaaaggaagtttgtccttgccactgtaacttgctaaatgctgcaaagtgctctgctcatggtggattaagatgagatcagactgagtcctgtctgtaagatgggactggatctgatcctgtcttgatgttgggtctttgttaataatagaacatagagtacggtctagacctgctctgtttggaaagagtctgaggagaacatttgtttccTCTTGATGTTTACAGATTTGATATTGTTTCCTGTGGATGAAAGTaatatctataaaaaaaaaaaaaaatcctgatccATCCATCAGTTCAGTGATCAGCTGCATTGTTATTTTCCATCCTGTAGGAGGTGTCTGACAGTGAATGGTCCAGTATGAGTGTGTTGGCAGTGTTGAGAGTACCTGCTGTCACTGAGGGCCATATGAGGGATGAACAGAGGGGCCACAGGGCGGATCCTTAACACCTCCCTGATGGTGGCCTCCAGGTAGGGCAGGCTGCCTCTGTCACTGAGCTGAGGGGCCCGGTCCAACCCCACTTTAgtgtccagctcctcctggataTGTCTCTGcacctgaacacaaacacacaccatcacTGTGAGACAGATTCACACCCTGCACCAACAACACAATTTATATTGGTGCATGTTTCTCactggagctgcagaggagtGGAGAATTTGAGTAATAGCACTATAGCACCACACATTTTAGCTCTTCAAACGGTCTCTGAAGCTTCTCTGTGATGTTATAAACTCCAAATCCTCGTCAGGTTACAGAGGAGAAGGGTTGAAGTCTGATTTTATATTCTTTAATctgttatttatgtatttccTGAGTTTTGAAATGTGGAAATAATAGAAGCAGCCACAACTGATGAGATATCTCCCGATCAAACCGACTTGCATATTAAAAAACTGTAAAGTACTTAAACTGGGAATAACTACCCCTATTTCAATGAGGTCAGTGTGGCCTCTAGTGGTCCCAAAAGGAACTGCACTTAGGGGCAAAAATCAAGACAGCATCTTTTCACCTGAGCTGTAACAAGTCACAACACGACTCCATAGATTGATAAACACATTTCATCATGTGACAGGAGGACAGAAAAACTCTTATTGCACATTTAGACAGAAACTTTCACACCCAGACAAACCCCCACCTGGAGCTTTACCTGTGGGTAGTGGATGAGGTATGCGACGGCCCATTTGAGCACGGTGCTGGTGGTTTCCACTCCGGCTCCAAAGATGTCTCCCACGGTCATGAGGAGGTGGTCGTCACTGAGGCCCACTGAGTCTGCACTGATCTCTGCGCTGTTGTTGTTCTCTGCGCTACGCTTGGCTCTCAAAAGAGCATCCAGGAGGTCTCTCTGCACGTGGTCACTGTAGTCTGCCTGGGAGGGGACACCATGTTGATGTTCAGGATTCAAACTGTGACTGTGTATGGTGGGCTGGGTTTTCATGGGGTTGACTTTTGATCTGGACTGAACAtctccatgcatttgttacctctaggttagattactgtaactccctttcatcaggctgccctaataagtctctaaagactcttcagctggtccaaaccaCTGCAGcacgagtactgactagaactaggaagaaagagcacatctctccagtgttaccttctctacactgactccccataaaatctagactagaatttaaaatccttcttctgacctacaaagctcttaaaggtCAGACAGCgacatatcttaaagagctcatagtgccctaatacccctctagaacactacactcccaacatgcaggcttgctcatcgtacctaaagtctctaaaagtagtatgggaagtGGAGCCTTtaattatcaggcccctctcctttggaatcatctaccagtcagggtctgggaggcagacaccctctctactttaagagtaggcttcaaactttcctttttgataaagcttatagttagagctggatcaggcttggaccagctcttagttatgctgctataggcttagactgacacactgggatcttgtctttccctctctctcttctctctgtctgtctcttactttaactcttctgtcccattaaagttactaaccatagacctttctggagtgcctgagctcccttgtctcgtaggttcctctggatctctgctgctgtggacgtaccagactccagctgctacaactacgactatccgtctcaccactatcatctctctctctcttcatctccctctatccctctctccaacacggtctcagcagatgtgtgtctaacatgagtctggtcctgctggaggtttctgcctgttaaaggaagtttgtccttgccactgtaacttgctaaatgctgcaaagtgctctgctcatggtggattaagatgagatcagactgagtcctgtctgtaagatgggactggatctgatccggtcttgatgttgggtctttgctaataatagaacatagagtacagtctagatcTGATGTGTTGATTCATTTTAATCTCATCAGTTACAGGACGTTACGTGACGTTGGGTTCAGCTGTACCTTGTGTTTATCATATTGATTCTGTAGAAGTTGGTCTCTGACTCCAACACACTGTCGGAGGAGGTGAAGGTCTGCGTTTGGGAAAATCTGTGAAGAAAGATAGATGTCATGTCAaaactgttgttgtgtttggtcCTTTGATcattctgattttaatgcagttacATTTGATGATCTTATTAGGTTTAGTGGAGAGATAACTTTTCATTCAAAGTATCACTGCTGTTAGGAAACTTGACCCTGCATCTCACACTGTTAAATACCTGCTGTCCCACTTTTCATTGAACATATCCCACACTCACATCCTGTTCTTCACATCTCATCTACCTGTAACCAGGGGAAGATGTCCACCAGGCTGTCCTTTGCCACTGTGTCCACGATGCCTTGGCTGTAGCTCAGCATGGCCTCAAACTCTGGGTCTCCCCGCTGGTAGGAGGAGTTGAAGCAGAGCGCGCAGATGACGTTGGTGACGGCTCGAGTCAGCTCAGGAGACAGATCCAGGGCCAGTCCAGACGCTGACGCCTCAGACAGGATGGAGCACAGAGACTGAGCCTCTGCACAGACTGAGGAAGAGACAGGGGACAGACTGCAGTCACGTCCTCACATGCTTATTTGGAACTTCTTTACACTGTACCTGTGTCTCTAAGTCTGACTCTTCCTATTCCAAACACACCCATAAGCCTCACTGTTATAGTAGTTCATGTTGACACACACACGCCACCCTGCTGCCccaacacacacagtgaggtcCTCTGAGTACTCAGGAGTCAATGGAagctgttttaaagtctttttGTGGTGTGTCAGTCAAGTCAATTCCCATTTTActgacattttaattaaaaaaagctgatgtTGAAGGATCAAGATGAGGAAATCACTTGTTGCAACCAGGATCTGGGTTTAAATTGACTTTAGCAGTGTACACATGTGATGCACAAGTTTGTTTAGTCCAGACTGAAGTGCAACATTTTTGGTTGACACTTGCATGAAGATTTATCTGAAGAATTGCCAATGCAAAAATAATTTAGTCTATGTAAATGAAACTAATTCAAAGCCCTTATAGACTAAACTTTTAACCCTGAGACCTTTATTTTGGACCAGAGAAGTAAACAAAGTAGTTTCAAAGGAAACAGTTTGTTGGAAATATCACATTACAACATTAACTTTCATTTCTCTGCAGATGATACGCAATTATACGTCCCACTAATTGGTAGCCACAGTAACTCTATGTTGGATGTCTCATAACTGCCTCCATCTCAATAATATTTCTAAATCTGAAGTCATCTTTTCGGCCCCCCAATCTGACCTCCACCTTCGATAAGAACCTTGGCCACCTCTCCACCACCTCTCCACACATGTCAAGCCTTGTGCCCAAAATCTGGGGGTCTGATTTGACTCAGAGCTCCAATTCGACACTCACATAACCAAAGTCACTCAGTTCTGTTTTCTCCAGATTAGCAATATTGCAAAACTCaaacactcactctctcactcagaCCTCCAAGTCATTCATGCCTTCATTTCATCACATCTGGATTATTTCAATCCCCTGTTTTCTGGTCTCAGTCAAAAATCAAATTTGCGCCTACAGCTCCAAGACTCAGCAGCCAGACTGTTAACCAACGCATGAGACAAGAACATATCACCCCCATTCTCGCATCCCTTTACTGGATATCTGTTAGgtacaggattgattttaaacttTTACTTTCCACTAACTTTtaagagtttagacaaacagctcagagtttagacaaacagctccgtctgacacccggagccgagctcctctgcgtgcacaaactacacttcagcctctgcTGATCTGGGCGTCCTGTGGTCCTAATGCCCCGGAGACTGCCTACGTTCCTCAAGTAGACGTCTCCTCTCAGTTCCCTCAACTCACTTTGTCACTAAAGGTGAAAGGGCATTTTTTGTTGGGTCCTCCCTACCTGAGGAAGTGAGGTCGGCTGAATcaatatcttcttttaaatcactccTCAAAACCTACTTTTATAGAAAGACCTTTTTAGAGTAAATCTGCTGATTCCctgctttttaatttattgttattttggattaagataagataagatatactttattggtcccccattggggaaaattattttgtttcagcagcttacaacacgggacaggagaatacaacaattgtacttacatagttaaagatataataataataataataataataataataataataataataataataataataataataataacaacaaaattataataatagagataatactactactaataaaaaataaataataatgataataaaaataataatcaaggtaaactaaaataaaatagtatatagaacaaaataaaatttagcaaatattacagatatacaTGTATACGTA
This genomic interval from Notolabrus celidotus isolate fNotCel1 chromosome 4, fNotCel1.pri, whole genome shotgun sequence contains the following:
- the LOC117811972 gene encoding steroid 17-alpha-hydroxylase/17,20 lyase, coding for MVWFLCVCVFLVVGLALLALHLKLRRKSVHGLQEPPGLPALPLIGSLLSLRSPHPPHVLFKELQQKYGQTYSLMLGSHRVIIVNHHTHAKEVLMKKGKIFAGRPRTVTTDILTRDGKDIAFGDYSSTWRFHRKIVHGALCMFGEGSAAIEKIVCAEAQSLCSILSEASASGLALDLSPELTRAVTNVICALCFNSSYQRGDPEFEAMLSYSQGIVDTVAKDSLVDIFPWLQIFPNADLHLLRQCVGVRDQLLQNQYDKHKADYSDHVQRDLLDALLRAKRSAENNNSAEISADSVGLSDDHLLMTVGDIFGAGVETTSTVLKWAVAYLIHYPQVQRHIQEELDTKVGLDRAPQLSDRGSLPYLEATIREVLRIRPVAPLFIPHMALSDSSIGDFSVRKGTRVIINLWSLHHDEKEWKNPELFDPGRFLNSEGTGLIIPSASYLPFGAGVRVCLGEALAKMELFLFLSCILQRFTLTVPAGHPLPSLEGKFGVVLQPAKYKVNTTPRPGWERNNQPC